One region of Elstera cyanobacteriorum genomic DNA includes:
- the lptF gene encoding LPS export ABC transporter permease LptF, which yields MLTRFDRYIARQVLVATLAVLAVLAAAIWLSQSLRFIDLTVNRGLPVSTFITISALVLPNFLTVILPIALFAAVLFTYNGLQADSELLAMRAAGLGPSQLMRPAVMVMAALLLVGYGLTLYGLPASYRAFKDLQANLRNNFTAVLLQEGVFTQLDDKLTLFVREQGVEGDLFGIMAHDSRIADRPATYIADRGTMVQSPDGPRLVMINGNRQELDRTTGRISFLFFDRYTVDINRVTGEIVNRQREGTERYLDELLWPEDGVDDRTRRGFFIEAHQRLAAPLMIPAFLAIAFGALLSGDFNRRGQNRRILLAVVLAAAVQGLFFAFGSLANRMSGAVLLFYLLPLVTVAVAALVIARPTLFSPATEAR from the coding sequence ATGTTGACCCGCTTCGACCGTTATATCGCCCGGCAGGTTCTGGTCGCGACGCTCGCCGTACTCGCCGTTCTTGCCGCCGCCATCTGGCTTAGCCAGTCGCTCCGTTTCATCGACCTGACGGTGAACCGCGGGCTGCCGGTCTCGACCTTCATCACCATTTCGGCCCTGGTGCTGCCGAACTTCCTGACGGTGATCCTGCCTATCGCGCTGTTTGCCGCCGTGCTGTTCACCTACAACGGCTTGCAGGCGGATAGCGAGTTGCTGGCGATGCGCGCAGCCGGGCTGGGGCCGAGCCAGTTGATGCGCCCGGCAGTGATGGTGATGGCAGCGCTGCTGCTGGTCGGCTACGGGTTAACGCTCTACGGCCTCCCGGCCTCCTACCGCGCTTTCAAGGATTTGCAGGCCAATCTGCGCAATAATTTTACTGCCGTGCTGCTGCAAGAGGGTGTTTTTACCCAGCTTGACGATAAGCTGACGCTGTTCGTGCGCGAGCAGGGGGTGGAAGGCGATCTCTTCGGCATTATGGCCCACGACAGCCGCATCGCCGACCGGCCCGCGACCTATATCGCCGACCGGGGAACGATGGTGCAAAGCCCCGATGGCCCGCGCCTGGTGATGATCAACGGCAATCGGCAGGAACTCGACCGCACGACGGGCCGCATCAGCTTTCTGTTCTTCGACCGCTACACGGTGGATATCAACCGGGTGACCGGCGAGATTGTTAATCGCCAGCGCGAAGGCACCGAACGCTACCTTGATGAATTGCTGTGGCCGGAGGATGGGGTGGACGACCGCACCCGGCGCGGCTTTTTCATCGAAGCCCATCAGCGCCTTGCTGCGCCGCTGATGATCCCGGCGTTTCTGGCGATTGCCTTCGGTGCGCTGCTGTCCGGCGATTTCAACCGGCGCGGCCAGAACCGACGCATTCTGCTGGCCGTCGTGCTGGCGGCTGCGGTGCAAGGGCTGTTCTTCGCCTTCGGCAGTTTGGCGAACCGTATGAGCGGCGCCGTGCTGCTGTTCTACCTGCTGCCGCTGGTAACAGTGGCGGTCGCAGCGCTGGTCATCGCCCGCCCCACGCTGTTTTCCCCCGCGACGGAGGCGCGCTGA